tgcaaaaatagagaaaatttGAGAGGCAAATAGTTTTTCACAGCACTGaatgtattatatttctatggttggttgccTTTTGCAGATTTAAAAATACAATCGTGGGAAAAACGCACAGTTTGGAAGCAAATGCCTACCACTGAAAAGAGAAGTCTGTAGAACCAATAGAAACAATGTTTTCTCGACAACTCCCAATTTGTAGCTAACAGaagcactgtttttcaaagtagctcatCTGAGATAGGCTATTGGCACGACGAGCGCATCGGCCATCACCATGAGTAGCCTATAGGGCCagattaagaaatcataggccccAGGGCTTTGGGTTCTTTTCGATTTGTGGTACATTTACTGTTTAAGAAAAATACCCTTTATAATAAAGCCATAAAAACATTTGCCATGTGGCATAGGCTACAGTTGAGTacatgtgttttttggatttCCACACATGGAGACATTTTTAGCAGCCTTTtaaaaacgcatttcatgcaattctacgtcatttacATGACAGAAGACATTAATTGAATCTTTTTTAATTTCACACAAATGACCAAAATGAGTGGCTACTCTGACACTGACAAGCTAAGATCAATCTGGTCTTCAATTCAAACAAACAATAGCCAGGCCAATGAAGCGACACACACATTGTACAGTATTAggaggaaatatatacagtatacagtatatatataacaaaggctacagtaggctactaaatcaAATTTCCATTGGCACACTGACTTAcctaatgatgaagatgaagccaAAGGCTCAACTGTAGCCTCTGCCACATGGCAAGCATTATTATGGCTTTATTATAAAGGGMCTTTTTCTTCAACAGTAAATTTACTCCAGCATCAAATTGCATCTtggtgcacagatttgtttacagaAAATGATGGTGTACTCGGAAGGGGGGGCTATAACAACAAAGCCCCAGGGCCTATGATTTTTTAATCCGGCAATGGAGGGTTTGGTGTGAATGTTAGGGAGAATATTCTCCCAATGAAGTCAAAGTACTCAGATTAGctgttttgccatcattgtagGCTCCATGATTTCAAAAGCATCACAAAGGCAAATGAATGGTGAGATAAGACAGGGGGGAAATACTTGTTAAACATTTCAAAGTTTTCCAGCACATCATATAAAAATCTATTGTTAAACAGTCAAAGTATTATGTTATTGCAAGAGACATCAGAATCAGAATCTCAGCCATCCATAATACACAAGGTTCCAAGGTGTTAACTGGTCCCCTCTCTGGTAAGTTTTCTCAGTGTTTGAGCACGATTTCCTCCATTGAAGCATATCCCAACTCACCAGCACATAAAGGCTCAGACAAGGGGCCGTCCCTCTCTAAATTGGGCATCTTTGTGGGTTTTGACTGGATGTGGAAGTCAAATAATATCTCCAATAAATCATGTCAGCTCTGATTAACCCCCTGCGGGCCTCAGTCTGTCTGTGACACATCTGAGGGAAGGCTTTGTTACTTATTGCCAGGGATATCTGACAGAAGTTTGCTGTACAATATCAATCTGTTTTTAACAATATTATTCCACAGTAGGAGTGATATCCAGAAAAAAGATACAATTTGAGATGCGGAATAATGTTACATCGTGACACTGCATCACATTGCTAAAAAGCTAAATTAAATTGATGACactaaaatcaaaatatatttaacacaaatacagtggggagaacaagtatttgatacactgcRgattttgcaggttttcctacttacaaagcatgtagaggtctgtaatttttatcataggtacacttcaactgtgagagacggaatctaaaacaaaaatccagaaaatcacattgtatgatttttaagtaattaatttgcattttattgcatgacataagtatttgatcacctccaaccagtagaattccagctctcacagatctttagtttttctttaataagccctcctgttctccatcattacctgtattaaactgcacctgtttgaactcgttacctgtataaaagacacctgtccacacactcaatcaaacagactccacctctccacaatgcccaagaccagagagctgtgtaaggacatcagggataaaattgtagacctgcacaaggctgggatgggctacaggacataggcaagcagcttggtgagaaggcaacaactgttggcgcaattattagaaaatggaagaagttcaagatgacggtcaatcaccctcggtctggggctccatgcaaaatctcacctcgtggggcatcaatgatcatgaggaaggtgagggatcaaccCAGAACTACAGCAGGCAGATCtgctcaatgacctgaagagagctggaccacagtctcaaagaaaaccattagtaacacatctACGCCGTCATGgaaattaaaatcctgcagcgcacgcaaggtccccctgctcaagccagcgcaagtccaggcccgtctgaagtttgccaatgaccatctggatgatccagaggaggatgggagaggtcatgtggtctgatgagacaaaaatagactttttggtctaaactccactcgctgtgtttggaggaagaagaaggatgagtacaaccctaagaacaccatccaaccgtgaagcatggaggtggaaacatcattctttgggatgcttttctgcaaaggggcagGGCGACTGCACCgttattgaggggaggatggatggggccatgtatcacgagatttggccaacaacctccttccctccgtAAGAGCAttaagatgggtcgtggctgggtcttccagcatgacaacgacccgaaacacacagccagggcaactaaggagtggctccgtaagaaggatctcaaggtcctggagtggcctagccagtctccagacctgaacccaatagaaaatctttggagggagctgaaagtccgtattgcccagcgacagccccaaaacctgaaggtCTGGAGAAAGGAGAGGTGCCCATACatcccctgctgcagtgtgtgtaaacctggtcaagaactacaggaaagtatTAGATCTCTGTCATTGAagttgcaaacaaaggtttctgtaccaaatattaagttctgcttttctgatgtatcaaatacttatgtcatgcaataaaatgcaaattaattacttaaaaatcatacaatgtgattttctggatttttgttttagattccgtctctcacagttgaagtgtacctatgataaattacagacctctacatgctttgtaagtaggaaaacctgcaaaatcagcatcaaatacttgttctccccactgtatatcagatTGTTGGAAGAATAAGTGCAGTGAAATTATCAACGATTAAAATATTATCCACTCTGGAGGTTAAGGTCAGAGGTGAAGGTCAATTCAGCAGCTAGATACCATTGTCATGCATGATTTATTTTGTCAAATGGTGAATTAACTTTGAAAAAGCCCTTTTATCTTCCTTATCTCCCACAATATATTATATACAAGACATAAGTCAGTGGgagaaatgaaaagctgaaatttattttaaaacattttgctgGGATAATTAAAACATGTGATATTGGCATGACTAAGGTGTGATTAATCACCGATAATAAAAAGACAAGATTTAAAACAAGAGTTTAATAATTTCATATGCCAGTAACATTTGCCACACAGACAACagaataaaacacattttgtatACAACTAAAAGTTCAAACCATGCATTCATAAGTCTTTTgttgaaaaaaacattttcatacaAACCACACAACGTAAAAATGATTAGCGAACaatcattcagattttttttttttttaacacagaaATCACACTTTCCAAAAACAAAACGACCCAAAAGTCCAACAGCACGACACCTGTACCTTTCCAACATGATCAGTGGCAATAGAGTATaaataagtcaatttaaataacaAACCGTTGACACTACAAATCAGCAACACATTTCAGGCCTAGGTTTAAGTTTTAGGCAAGATTTGTTCTAAGCCTACATCCgaaaaaggggcaatctgcagttgctacatgaAATGTTTTACTTATAAATTgtactcattgattcttgaagaatataacttattaatgcctcatgagctcagttcaaccccatcagaaccaaaataagcttgtttgactccaatgtttgtaaacaaagtgtaTAGAaaaactatatagcctcaaaacacggttaaaactataattttgatatcatggatggtcagtccttgcatccatagctctatctatacatttgagagtggttacatttctccctccccatccctcagcttttaccgAAACAGGGTGGGGAAggcgctttgttattgtttcaactgctgattgacgCTTTAAGTGTAAATGATTGTTTGGCAGCAAAACAAACACAGGAAATACTTTGTTCAAACAAATTCAACTGACAAACTGTTGGGACTGAAAGATGGTTGCTAATACAGGGAAGATTTGCCAAATCCAGGCTGGACTGGAGTGTTATTGAATGCTACAGATAGACAGCTGTTATCACCAGTCTACTATTTTGCAGAATTTTTTAAAATATCTTATCATTGACTCAAAATCCCTGAGTTTCCAGGCACTTAGAATTCTCCACTGAATATCTCCATTAAACACAGTAAAATATCCTCAGTGCTTTGTTTTAAAAGGTGGGTAACTAATGATTAAGGAGAATGGGCGGTCGAGTGGTGATGACTGCTGAATAGACTGAACTCCACGGGTTCATTACAATCAGTACGGTACAGCAGAACTAAAGGACGAAAATAAATAAAGCATCAAGCACTTCTGAAATCAGCCTCTACTAGCAAACTAGGCTGGAAGTAGTGGTACCTTTTCCTACTAGAAACAGCTCATTTGCAACATTTCCTGATACTGTGTGATAAAATAAAAATTTCAAAAGTAACACTGGCTTCAAATGCATTTGTTAAAACAGAGAAATGTGATACATAGCAGTTGGACAGAATCCAGTCCACATTATACATCATTTCATCATAGTCCTGGTCAAGGTCTAAGGGTCTGACTTGGCCCACAGGACAACAAGGTAGTAGTAGTAAGGTGTCAGCATGTCAGAAACCATCACATCCCTTTTGATATCGGTGACACCTTTGTTACAGTAACAGACAGGAGCACACATCCTGTCCATATGTTGTATGGATTTTGACCTGCCTGGAACACTGGGATGGTGTTGGCTAGAGATAAGCGTAGTGTAGTCCTCTTCAGTTCTGCATGAGGTACTGGTGGAAGTAAATGCCAAACAGGCTGCTGATGACTTGGCAGGCGGCCACCCACCAGGTGAGGAAGGCAAAGAGGCCTCTGAAGAAGAGGGGGGTGAGGACGGAGCGCAGGGCCGAGAAGCCCTCGGTTAGACGGGCCACCGTGGCCTGGATGtcctcctccatgtcctccaccccctcctcgtcctcctccagcCCTGGCAGGACGGGAGAGACCGTGGGCATTACCAGGGCAGGGGTCACCCCCGGAGCCTGCTCTGCGCCACTCCACGAGAAGTCACCTGAGATACAAAAAAGACAGTAGGAACAAATGGGTGTTACAGCAAGACATTTGAAAGGCacaattgaaatacattacatTTCCATGGATTAAGCATTGTGATGAAACTGTTGGTATATTATCATAACTCCATATTGTTAAATTATAGAACGCAGATTCTCAGCATTTACGAAGGGCCACCTAAGGCCTCACTAAAAATCGAATGAGAATTTGTTGTTCGCGTACAGTTTAGCAGCTGTTATAGCAGTGTACCAAAATTCTTATGCTACTAGCTCCTAACAACGCAGTCAAATGTCAAACAGCTAACATGTaaagaaaaatacaacaacaaaaaaggcaaGAAATCAAGAACGGCAGGatgaatccaattaacaacccaaatagcactgaaGCAGTATCAAAATGCAATCTATGCAAATGCACATCAGTGGAATTTACACAACAGCTAAGAATGACATgcacagcagtagatatattatagTGAGATAtgaagaatccagtatataaataaatatgcagtgtgTATAAATAATGAAAGTATTTATTAGAATATAAGAAAAAGcgatgaatacatttttttttgcctcAAAGCTAGTTGTTGCCATGTTAGGTACTGTACATGTCTTACCAAGTGCCTTCAGAGCCAGGGTAGAGAAGAGGATGAGTAGAACAGGGACCATGTACTGCAGGGTGACTATGGTCAGGTAGCAGAACACACGGGTCACCTagaaggacaacaacgtcaaaaGACTCATGGGTTTAAGGTCTCATCTGGTTCTCCAAACAACTCAAAAGAATTCCTTTAACATGAAAACGTTGCCAATTAGATGTGTTGTCGGACCTTCCTCTGGATGTCGATGGCGGCAATGCGCCCCGCCTCCTTCTTCATCTGGTCCACCCACTTCTGGGAAAGGTTGAGGTAGGCTTGCATGTGGTAGCGGGTGAGGGCCAGCCTCAGGCAGCACAGAACCACCACTGTCCACAGACGAACACTGTCAAACACCGCGCTTGACATACTgggatatcacacacacacacacacacacacacacacacacacacacacacacacacacacacacacacacacacacacacacacacacacacacacacacacacacacacacacacacacacacacacacacacacacacacacacacaggagatctGTTAACACTTTGAGAAGGAATCAGCACAAGGGTGCCAAATTGCCACATTTGTAATATTGGAGTCtaggaaacaaacacacacttacaggGTGACTGAGGTCTTCCCCATTGGAGCGTTCCCCAGGAAATCCCTAGCAATGGGTTTGATCCACAACACGATCACCACCACTGGGCCCAGGAAGCTCATGTGCAACAACATTCTAAGGGAAGCAGAAAACAGCACAACAACCAAACAGTAAGACATTACTAGTCAGTGGAACCAGTTGGTTATTTGGTTTCACAGTTAAATAAGTGTTTATGTGTTCTTACTGGATGAATGGGCGGTCTGAGTTCATCTGAACTGCGTCCAGGTGGGTCTGGGCTAGACGGAGGCCAGGGAAGGCCAGCAAAGCACCAATAAAAGCACAAATGGCAGCCAGACCCAACTTCACAGTCAGCTTGGTCACAGGGACTCTGATGGGAGTCCAAATATAATAGCAAACATTAAAAAAGGGGCACATTTGCCAACACAGATCACTAAAAGCTATTCTATGGGCCCAagatgtgatttatttttatttttattaactgtCCAACTAAAAGATACTTACGACCACTCAGCAAAGCCTTGATGTTTTGCGAAAACCTCAAGGTTGTCAAAAAGACTGTTAAAACCTGCAATACAAAACATGAAATAGCCCAAACTGAAATGATAAAATGAACTAAATAAATGTGTTATACATAGCCTAATGGGGCGTGCCATAGTAGGGGTTAATGTAGTGCACATACCAGGCTCCAGGCCAAACTCCAGGTAGTCCTCTCTGACCACCAGCACCAGCATGGCCACCAGCAGAGACAGGAAGCCAAAGGCCAGGCACACTGAGCGCTCGCCTCCCTCGTCAGACCTGAAGTAGTGGCCCATCAGGGAGTGGAGGGTTTTCCTGTGAGAGTTAAGGGAAACACAGGGACAACTGGACAGTCCTTTGGAAACAAAAACAGCTCCAATCAAGGAGCAGCACAATATTGATGCATCTGAGTATTTTTCTGGCACAGTACATGTTTGGGTTATTCATTTACCAGGGCCCCACTTTGTAGAAAGTTTTTACATAATACCATTGGCAAGTACAGTGAGTACAACTTCAGTTAGTCTAAGTTGACATTGTAACATAGTACTTAGAGCTGTTTTCTTAGGAATAGTTCATAATATTACTTTTTCAAAATTGTAATACAATTGTGGGCTTCCAGAGCGAGGGTGAACTGAAGGAtacaggcagcagagaacggtCAGCACACACCAGATGGCCCCAATGTGGACCTCCTTGGCGGGGTCCACTACACAAAAGTAGCCCTCAGTGAAAAGGTAGATGCCCATGGCATACACTGCAAAGTCAATCAACCACTGGTACTCCAGGAAGAATCGCAGTACTGAGAATGGGAAAGGAGAGGCAAAGCAGAAACATTGTAAGGAAAAGATAATGCCTAAAATACAAAGCCAGCTAAGGCTTGGATGGCATTTCAGTTTGCAGTAGTGGTGAAAAAAACAGCTAGCTGGAGCTCGTCTGAGCGGTCGGCCACATCCTTTCCCCTATACAAGTCCATTCCTAATTGTAACAAAGATTACCCctatgatatgtgtgtgtgtgcgcacaactGTGTGGTGGTGATCAAGAGACAACACAACTCTGGATATGGACACATCTGCCTTGTTCTAGCCTGACAGCCTGTAGTGAGTCAGAACCTTAACAATCAGCATTACGTACTAGCGGTGAGGGAATTCACAGCCGACCGCTCAGACGAGCTCCAGCtagctgttttttcatggttcttCGAATCGTTGGGATTCTGACCTGACTACAGTGATGGCGTACCAGTGAGCTGCGAGACCTTATGCACCTCTCACATCCTACAGttgtccaacccagctccaggcCTCCTCAACAGTCAGGGAGTGACCACACTAGGGTTGGGCGATAACCAGATTTTAACGAGGACCTGCGTCATGTGCAGGAAGAGATCAGGAGGGCGTACTCACCACCGCGGGAGCACCATTACTGCCGCTACTCTCCTGACCGTCACCACTCTAGGCCCCCCGGTTAGAGCCATCGTCCCCACCTTGGGAGTGCCGAGTCCGCCAGGCTCCCTACTCCACGAGAGACACTACTCCACGAGAGACACTACTCCACGAGAGACACTACTCCACGAGAGACACTACTCCACGAGAGACACTACTCCAGGGGGAGCACTTGCCACCTCCCTGGGACCGTTGGGACTTCCACTATGTCCAGAGGTGACCCAGTTATTTACCAGATCGTCGTCACTCAGGACCCCCTGGCTGGAGgcgtatctacagttgaagtcggaagtttacatacacttaggttggagtcattaaaactcctttttcaaccactcctcaaatgtcttgttaataaactataattttggcaagtcggtttctTTGTGCATCACACAAGTKATttttgcaacaattgtttacagacagattatttcactgtatcacaattccagtgggtcaaaagtttacatacactaagtagactgtatgttgggaaattccagaaaattatgtcatggcttgtgattaggctaattgacattgagtcaattggaggtgtacctgtggatgtatttcaaggcctaccttcaaactcagtgcctctttgcttgacatcatgggaaaatctaaaggaatcagccaagacctccgaaaaaaaatgtagacctccacaagtctggttcatccttgggagcaatttccaaacacctgagggtaccacgttcatctgtacaaacaatagtatgcaagtataaacaccatgggaccacgcagccgtcataccgctcaggaaggaaacgcgttctgtctcctagagatgaacgtactttggtgcgaaaagtgcaaatcaatcccagaataactactttttggataaatgtcctctggtctggtgaaacaaacatagaactgtttggccataatgaccatcgtta
This window of the Salvelinus sp. IW2-2015 linkage group LG16, ASM291031v2, whole genome shotgun sequence genome carries:
- the LOC111975587 gene encoding transmembrane protein 161A, which gives rise to MALIGVQLVVSLLAASIMQRMAPHCSFARWLLCNGSLFRFKHPSEGELCALAGKQMPSKPSKRDRRQNGDSKPLTVPKDIDLHLEKAPVGVLDALVLRFFLEYQWLIDFAVYAMGIYLFTEGYFCVVDPAKEVHIGAIWCVLTVLCCLKTLHSLMGHYFRSDEGGERSVCLAFGFLSLLVAMLVLVVREDYLEFGLEPGFNSLFDNLEVFAKHQGFAEWSVPVTKLTVKLGLAAICAFIGALLAFPGLRLAQTHLDAVQMNSDRPFIQMLLHMSFLGPVVVIVLWIKPIARDFLGNAPMGKTSVTLMSSAVFDSVRLWTVVVLCCLRLALTRYHMQAYLNLSQKWVDQMKKEAGRIAAIDIQRKVTRVFCYLTIVTLQYMVPVLLILFSTLALKALGDFSWSGAEQAPGVTPALVMPTVSPVLPGLEEDEEGVEDMEEDIQATVARLTEGFSALRSVLTPLFFRGLFAFLTWWVAACQVISSLFGIYFHQYLMQN